The proteins below are encoded in one region of Triticum aestivum cultivar Chinese Spring chromosome 1B, IWGSC CS RefSeq v2.1, whole genome shotgun sequence:
- the LOC123083357 gene encoding uncharacterized protein isoform X3, producing the protein MGDPGGEPQLIAPSGTLPEGEKAMIDGYHHYGCSYPLLTGWEAELTMRTSNESNAIPRASPPQQHSLKHWCHLGFRNFSFAAFIGIIATIFSWMCPLIPPYGNQISNSTGTCGVSPSLSKTPTGKQRYYADSASTIHATGNRSLISNLTTEKAGALIMTANVHSPLRSHGCGHVSSDDIVLPEVHYVPGLGINVVSVSKLAELDYMLMFVHKGCSIFDTRSNDLVGKGRAVSGLFELDYLRVPLDRAQA; encoded by the exons ATGGGTGACCCAGGCGGAGAACCGCAGCTGATTGCCCCCAGCGGTACCCTGCCCGAGGGGGAAAAAGCCATGATTGATGG ATATCATCATTATGGATGCAGCTACCCTCTTCTTACTGGCTGGGAAGCTGAATTAACCATGAGAACTTCAAATGAAAGCAATGCAATTCCCAG GGCATCTCCCCCGCAGCAACATAGTTTGAAACATTGGTGTCATTTGGGCTTTCGGAATTTCAGTTTCGCAGCTTTTATTGGCATTATCGCTACCATCTTTTCATGGATGTGCCCATTAATTCCTCCATACGG AAATCAAATCTCCAACTCCACTGGAACGTGCGGCGTATCACCTAGTCTAAG CAAAACACCTACAGGCAAGCAGAGATACTATGCCGACTCGGCATCAACTATTCACGCCACTGGTAATCGGAGTCTCATCTCCAACCTGACAACCGAGAAGGCGGGGGCCCTGATTATGACGGCCAATGTGCACTCTCCTCTTCGATCACACGGATGTGGACATGTAAGCTCTGACGACATCGTGTTGCCGGAAGTTCACTACGTCCCAGGTTTGGGCATCAACGTTGTGTCCGTTTCCAAACTTGCAGAGCTGGACTACATGTTGATGTTCGTGCACAAAGGATGCTCCATCTTTGACACCAGAAGCAATGATCTAGTTGGCAAAGGCCGAGCCGTCTCAGGCCTTTTCGAGCTCGATTATCTCAGGGTCCCTCTTGACCGGGCACAGGCCTGA
- the LOC123083357 gene encoding uncharacterized protein isoform X7 has translation MGDPGGEPQLIAPSGTLPEGEKAMIDGYHRYGCSYPDLTVREVGSTMRTSNECNAIPSKTPTGKQRYYADSASTIHATGNRSLISNLTTEKAGALIMTANVHSPLRSHGCGHVSSDDIVLPEVHYVPGLGINVVSVSKLAELDYMLMFVHKGCSIFDTRSNDLVGKGRAVSGLFELDYLRVPLDRAQA, from the exons ATGGGTGACCCAGGCGGAGAACCGCAGCTGATTGCCCCCAGCGGTACCCTGCCCGAGGGGGAAAAAGCCATGATTGATGG ATATCATCGTTATGGATGCAGCTACCCTGATCTTACTGTCCGTGAAGTTGGATCAACCATGAGAACTTCAAATGAATGCAATGCAATTCCCAG CAAAACACCTACAGGCAAGCAGAGATACTATGCCGACTCGGCATCAACTATTCACGCCACTGGTAATCGGAGTCTCATCTCCAACCTGACAACCGAGAAGGCGGGGGCCCTGATTATGACGGCCAATGTGCACTCTCCTCTTCGATCACACGGATGTGGACATGTAAGCTCTGACGACATCGTGTTGCCGGAAGTTCACTACGTCCCAGGTTTGGGCATCAACGTTGTGTCCGTTTCCAAACTTGCAGAGCTGGACTACATGTTGATGTTCGTGCACAAAGGATGCTCCATCTTTGACACCAGAAGCAATGATCTAGTTGGCAAAGGCCGAGCCGTCTCAGGCCTTTTCGAGCTCGATTATCTCAGGGTCCCTCTTGACCGGGCACAGGCCTGA
- the LOC123083357 gene encoding uncharacterized protein isoform X4: MGDPGGEPQLIAPSGTLPEGEKAMIDGYHRYGCSYPDLTVREVGSTMRTSNECNAIPRYHHYGCSYPLLTGWEAELTMRTSNESNAIPSKTPTGKQRYYADSASTIHATGNRSLISNLTTEKAGALIMTANVHSPLRSHGCGHVSSDDIVLPEVHYVPGLGINVVSVSKLAELDYMLMFVHKGCSIFDTRSNDLVGKGRAVSGLFELDYLRVPLDRAQA; encoded by the exons ATGGGTGACCCAGGCGGAGAACCGCAGCTGATTGCCCCCAGCGGTACCCTGCCCGAGGGGGAAAAAGCCATGATTGATGG ATATCATCGTTATGGATGCAGCTACCCTGATCTTACTGTCCGTGAAGTTGGATCAACCATGAGAACTTCAAATGAATGCAATGCAATTCCCAG ATATCATCATTATGGATGCAGCTACCCTCTTCTTACTGGCTGGGAAGCTGAATTAACCATGAGAACTTCAAATGAAAGCAATGCAATTCCCAG CAAAACACCTACAGGCAAGCAGAGATACTATGCCGACTCGGCATCAACTATTCACGCCACTGGTAATCGGAGTCTCATCTCCAACCTGACAACCGAGAAGGCGGGGGCCCTGATTATGACGGCCAATGTGCACTCTCCTCTTCGATCACACGGATGTGGACATGTAAGCTCTGACGACATCGTGTTGCCGGAAGTTCACTACGTCCCAGGTTTGGGCATCAACGTTGTGTCCGTTTCCAAACTTGCAGAGCTGGACTACATGTTGATGTTCGTGCACAAAGGATGCTCCATCTTTGACACCAGAAGCAATGATCTAGTTGGCAAAGGCCGAGCCGTCTCAGGCCTTTTCGAGCTCGATTATCTCAGGGTCCCTCTTGACCGGGCACAGGCCTGA
- the LOC123083357 gene encoding uncharacterized protein isoform X2 → MGDPGGEPQLIAPSGTLPEGEKAMIDGYHRYGCSYPDLTVREVGSTMRTSNECNAIPRYHHYGCSYPLLTGWEAELTMRTSNESNAIPRASPPQQHSLKHWCHLGFRNFSFAAFIGIIATIFSWMCPLIPPYGKTPTGKQRYYADSASTIHATGNRSLISNLTTEKAGALIMTANVHSPLRSHGCGHVSSDDIVLPEVHYVPGLGINVVSVSKLAELDYMLMFVHKGCSIFDTRSNDLVGKGRAVSGLFELDYLRVPLDRAQA, encoded by the exons ATGGGTGACCCAGGCGGAGAACCGCAGCTGATTGCCCCCAGCGGTACCCTGCCCGAGGGGGAAAAAGCCATGATTGATGG ATATCATCGTTATGGATGCAGCTACCCTGATCTTACTGTCCGTGAAGTTGGATCAACCATGAGAACTTCAAATGAATGCAATGCAATTCCCAG ATATCATCATTATGGATGCAGCTACCCTCTTCTTACTGGCTGGGAAGCTGAATTAACCATGAGAACTTCAAATGAAAGCAATGCAATTCCCAG GGCATCTCCCCCGCAGCAACATAGTTTGAAACATTGGTGTCATTTGGGCTTTCGGAATTTCAGTTTCGCAGCTTTTATTGGCATTATCGCTACCATCTTTTCATGGATGTGCCCATTAATTCCTCCATACGG CAAAACACCTACAGGCAAGCAGAGATACTATGCCGACTCGGCATCAACTATTCACGCCACTGGTAATCGGAGTCTCATCTCCAACCTGACAACCGAGAAGGCGGGGGCCCTGATTATGACGGCCAATGTGCACTCTCCTCTTCGATCACACGGATGTGGACATGTAAGCTCTGACGACATCGTGTTGCCGGAAGTTCACTACGTCCCAGGTTTGGGCATCAACGTTGTGTCCGTTTCCAAACTTGCAGAGCTGGACTACATGTTGATGTTCGTGCACAAAGGATGCTCCATCTTTGACACCAGAAGCAATGATCTAGTTGGCAAAGGCCGAGCCGTCTCAGGCCTTTTCGAGCTCGATTATCTCAGGGTCCCTCTTGACCGGGCACAGGCCTGA
- the LOC123083357 gene encoding uncharacterized protein isoform X1: MGDPGGEPQLIAPSGTLPEGEKAMIDGYHRYGCSYPDLTVREVGSTMRTSNECNAIPRYHHYGCSYPLLTGWEAELTMRTSNESNAIPRASPPQQHSLKHWCHLGFRNFSFAAFIGIIATIFSWMCPLIPPYGNQISNSTGTCGVSPSLSKTPTGKQRYYADSASTIHATGNRSLISNLTTEKAGALIMTANVHSPLRSHGCGHVSSDDIVLPEVHYVPGLGINVVSVSKLAELDYMLMFVHKGCSIFDTRSNDLVGKGRAVSGLFELDYLRVPLDRAQA, encoded by the exons ATGGGTGACCCAGGCGGAGAACCGCAGCTGATTGCCCCCAGCGGTACCCTGCCCGAGGGGGAAAAAGCCATGATTGATGG ATATCATCGTTATGGATGCAGCTACCCTGATCTTACTGTCCGTGAAGTTGGATCAACCATGAGAACTTCAAATGAATGCAATGCAATTCCCAG ATATCATCATTATGGATGCAGCTACCCTCTTCTTACTGGCTGGGAAGCTGAATTAACCATGAGAACTTCAAATGAAAGCAATGCAATTCCCAG GGCATCTCCCCCGCAGCAACATAGTTTGAAACATTGGTGTCATTTGGGCTTTCGGAATTTCAGTTTCGCAGCTTTTATTGGCATTATCGCTACCATCTTTTCATGGATGTGCCCATTAATTCCTCCATACGG AAATCAAATCTCCAACTCCACTGGAACGTGCGGCGTATCACCTAGTCTAAG CAAAACACCTACAGGCAAGCAGAGATACTATGCCGACTCGGCATCAACTATTCACGCCACTGGTAATCGGAGTCTCATCTCCAACCTGACAACCGAGAAGGCGGGGGCCCTGATTATGACGGCCAATGTGCACTCTCCTCTTCGATCACACGGATGTGGACATGTAAGCTCTGACGACATCGTGTTGCCGGAAGTTCACTACGTCCCAGGTTTGGGCATCAACGTTGTGTCCGTTTCCAAACTTGCAGAGCTGGACTACATGTTGATGTTCGTGCACAAAGGATGCTCCATCTTTGACACCAGAAGCAATGATCTAGTTGGCAAAGGCCGAGCCGTCTCAGGCCTTTTCGAGCTCGATTATCTCAGGGTCCCTCTTGACCGGGCACAGGCCTGA
- the LOC123083357 gene encoding uncharacterized protein isoform X6: MGDPGGEPQLIAPSGTLPEGEKAMIDGYHRYGCSYPDLTVREVGSTMRTSNECNAIPRYHHYGCSYPLLTGWEAELTMRTSNESNAIPRASPPQQHSLKHWCHLGFRNFSFAAFIGIIATIFSWMCPLIPPYGKTPTGKQRYYADSASTIHATGNRSLISNLTTEKAGALIMTANVHSPLRSHGCGHSWTTC, from the exons ATGGGTGACCCAGGCGGAGAACCGCAGCTGATTGCCCCCAGCGGTACCCTGCCCGAGGGGGAAAAAGCCATGATTGATGG ATATCATCGTTATGGATGCAGCTACCCTGATCTTACTGTCCGTGAAGTTGGATCAACCATGAGAACTTCAAATGAATGCAATGCAATTCCCAG ATATCATCATTATGGATGCAGCTACCCTCTTCTTACTGGCTGGGAAGCTGAATTAACCATGAGAACTTCAAATGAAAGCAATGCAATTCCCAG GGCATCTCCCCCGCAGCAACATAGTTTGAAACATTGGTGTCATTTGGGCTTTCGGAATTTCAGTTTCGCAGCTTTTATTGGCATTATCGCTACCATCTTTTCATGGATGTGCCCATTAATTCCTCCATACGG CAAAACACCTACAGGCAAGCAGAGATACTATGCCGACTCGGCATCAACTATTCACGCCACTGGTAATCGGAGTCTCATCTCCAACCTGACAACCGAGAAGGCGGGGGCCCTGATTATGACGGCCAATGTGCACTCTCCTCTTCGATCACACGGATGTGGACAT AGCTGGACTACATGTTGA
- the LOC123083357 gene encoding uncharacterized protein isoform X5 — protein sequence MGDPGGEPQLIAPSGTLPEGEKAMIDGYHRYGCSYPDLTVREVGSTMRTSNECNAIPRYHHYGCSYPLLTGWEAELTMRTSNESNAIPRASPPQQHSLKHWCHLGFRNFSFAAFIGIIATIFSWMCPLIPPYGNQISNSTGTCGVSPSLSKTPTGKQRYYADSASTIHATGNRSLISNLTTEKAGALIMTANVHSPLRSHGCGHSWTTC from the exons ATGGGTGACCCAGGCGGAGAACCGCAGCTGATTGCCCCCAGCGGTACCCTGCCCGAGGGGGAAAAAGCCATGATTGATGG ATATCATCGTTATGGATGCAGCTACCCTGATCTTACTGTCCGTGAAGTTGGATCAACCATGAGAACTTCAAATGAATGCAATGCAATTCCCAG ATATCATCATTATGGATGCAGCTACCCTCTTCTTACTGGCTGGGAAGCTGAATTAACCATGAGAACTTCAAATGAAAGCAATGCAATTCCCAG GGCATCTCCCCCGCAGCAACATAGTTTGAAACATTGGTGTCATTTGGGCTTTCGGAATTTCAGTTTCGCAGCTTTTATTGGCATTATCGCTACCATCTTTTCATGGATGTGCCCATTAATTCCTCCATACGG AAATCAAATCTCCAACTCCACTGGAACGTGCGGCGTATCACCTAGTCTAAG CAAAACACCTACAGGCAAGCAGAGATACTATGCCGACTCGGCATCAACTATTCACGCCACTGGTAATCGGAGTCTCATCTCCAACCTGACAACCGAGAAGGCGGGGGCCCTGATTATGACGGCCAATGTGCACTCTCCTCTTCGATCACACGGATGTGGACAT AGCTGGACTACATGTTGA